In Desulfobacteraceae bacterium, the DNA window ATTTTTCGCTGGCGACCAGCGAGCTGGACGCGGGCAACAGACCGATAGCCCTGCAAGGATGAGAGACCGACAACATGACCGGGGCGAGGCACAGCGGCTGGGCGCTACGGCAGAGGTGAGGCCTCCCCCTGCACGACTGGGGGGCGGCCGAAAGGCCTGCCCCCGTCACGGGGGGCAGGTTTCCTTCCATAGTGAAATGCGCCAAACGGCCTGAAACGCCTTCGTCATGCTGGTCGTTTAGAGCAGTTGACCGATTTCGATCCCCAATGCGACGCACTTCTCGCCCTCCATACAGGCGGCCGCATCCCGATCCTCCAAGTAGTGTTGCACACGTTTGCCCTTGTATTCCAAATCCACCACCCAGGCCTTTTTTTCATCGCTCCAGGAGACCGTGGTGTCGATTCCGCAGGCCCCGATTTGGGGATAGATCTCGCGAATTTTGGCGCACAGTTCTTCTTTGTCGTACATGTCCTACCTCCTTGTGCTGTTGGGTTGCTGCACGTCTGCCGCCCCCGCCGGCGGCGGCTCAAGACCGTCGAAGGCCTTTGGTCCGTCGAAAATGGGTGGCAGTGCCATAATATACGTCAGCGCTCTCTTTGAGGGTCTCGCTCAAGGTCGGGTGGGGGTGAATCGAAAGGCCAATGTCGGCCACACTGGCATTCATTTCAATGGCCAACACCGCTTCGGCGATCAACTCCCCCGCACCGGGGCCGGCGATCCCGACGCCCAGCACCCGCTCGGTAAGGGGATCGACCACCAACTTGGTGAGCCCGTCGCTGCGTCCCAGGGTGGCGGCGCGCCCCGAAGCCGCCCAGGGGAAACGGGCGAGCGCGACCTCCAGGCCCTGTTCACGGGCCTGGGTTTCGGTGGTTCCGGCCCAGGCAATTTCCGGGTCGGTGAAAACCACCGCCGGCACCGCCAGCGGCTCGTAAAGGGCCTCACGACCGGCAATGACCTCGGCCGCAACCCGGCCTTCATGGACCGCCTTGTGGGCCAGCATCGGCTCGCCGACCACATCTCCAATGGCAAAAATACGGGCTTCAGCCGTTCGCCGGCGGCGATCCACCAGAATAAAGCCCCGCTCATCGCATACGACCCCGGTATTCTGCAGACCCAGCCCCGCAGTGTCGGGCCGACGGCCGACCGCCACCAGGACCTGGTCGAAAAGACGCACCTGTTCACCGTCCTTCCCGGTTCTCAGGACAGCCTTGAGACCGTTTTTCTGGGCTTTGAGCGCCTGCACGGTCGTGTTTTTGAAAATCGCCTCCAGCCGATCGGAAAGCCGTTTTTCCAAAAGATTGACCAGGTCGCGATCAACTCCCGGCAACAGCTGCGCGGTCATTTCGGCCACCGTCACCTTTGACCCCAACGCCGCGAAGACCGTGCCGAGTTCCAGCCCGATGTAGCCCCCCCCGACCACCAGCAGTTTTTTTGGCACCTGGGCCATTTCAAGGGCGCGGGTGGAATCCAGGATGCGGTCATCGCCGATATCCAGTTGGGCCAGGCGCACCGGCACGGCACCGGTGGCGATGACGGCATGCTCAAAGACCAGCCGCCGGTCGTCGCCACCGCCTGCCCCGCTGACCGCCAGGGTGCGGTTGTCCAGAAAGACGGCGGTGCCTTGAAAGTAAGTGATCCGCCGCTGCCGCACCAGACGCCCAAGACCGTCGGTCAGTCCTGAGACCACCTCGTTTTTCCAATCCCGCAGCCGGTCGATGTTCACCTTGGGTTTTCCGAAACTGATCCCCCAGGCCTCCGCTTCGCCGGCTTCGGCGATCACGCGCGAGACATGCAGCAGTGCTTTGGAGGGTATACACCCGTGGTAAAGGCAGACGCCACCCGGATTTTTCGCGGGATCGATCAGGGTGACCGTCAGGCCGAGATCGGCGGCCATGAAGGCGGCAGCGTACCCGCCGGGGCCGCCGCCGATGACGGCCAGTTGGGTGGTGTCATCGGTCATGACGAATTCTCCGTGTTTCCGCCAAGATGAAGGGTGAAAGGGTGTTTCAGACAGTCGCACACCCATCGCAGGAAGCGCGCCGCATCGGCCCCGTCCACCACCCGGTGGTCGTAGGAGAGCGACAGCGGCAGGATCGTTCGCGGCCGGAATTCGTCGTCTGTCCACCGCGGTGCGGTGGCCGAGCGGCTGACCCCCAGCACCGCCACCTGCGGCCAGAGCACGATGGGGGTAAAACCGGTGCCCCCGATACCCCCCTGATTGGAGATGCTGAAGGTCCCTCCCTCCAGCTCATCCGGTTTGACCTTCCGGCTGCGGGCGCGCTCGGCCAAATCCGTGATGGCCACGGCCAGTTCGGTGATGGACTTGGCGTCGACATCCTGAATCACGGGTACCAGCAGCCCGCGGGGGGTGTCCACCATCACCCCGATGTGGATGTAGTGCTTCAGAATCAGCTGTCCGCTGCCCATGTCGATGCTGGCGTTGAAACGGGGAAAGCGCTTCAGCGCCGCCGCGCAGACCTTGGCCAGGATGGCCGTGACGGTCAGTTTGCCGCCGGCGGCTTCCACCGCCCGTGCGTTTTGTTTCATAAAGGGTTCGAGGCCCGTAATGTCCGCACTGTCGAACTGGGTCACATGGGGAACGGCGTGCCATGCGGTGACGGTAGTCTCGGCGGTGAGGCGCCGCACGGTGGACAGCGTCATGGTTTCAATCCGGCCCCAGCGGCTGAAATCGGGCAGCGGCGGCGGCGCGCCGGGGCCTTCAGCGGCGCGGTCACCGGCCGTGAAACGCGCCTTGACATGGGCCTTGACATCGGCCTCGCTGATCCGACCGCGGGGCCCGCTGCCCTTGACGGCGTGAATGTCAACGCCCAGTTCACGGGCCAGCCGCCGCACCGCAGGAGAGGTGGGCGCCGGGGGGCGATCCGCTTCTTCGGCGGCATCCCCCTTTTCCGTTTCGGCGTCCGCTGCCGGCTGCCGGCCTTTCGAACCCCCGTCCACGGTTTCGGCCGGGGCCCCTTCCCCGGAGGCTTCCGCGGCAGGCTCCAGTTCTTGCGGTTCGCTGCCGACTTCCGCCCCGGACGCCCGCGCATCGGCATCAGGCGTACTTTGGGCCCCCTTTTCAACCGCCGGTGCTTTTTCCCCCGTGCCGCCCTCGGTTTCGACCCGCGCGATAACGTCCCCGACCCTGACCTCGTCGCCGCTCTGGACCAGCAATTCGGTCACTTTGCCGGCCACCGGCGACGGAATTTCAACCACCGCCTTGTCGGTTTCCAGTTCGATGAGCGGGTCGTCCACCGATACCGTGTCCCCGACCGCAACCAGAACGCCCACGACACTGCCGGAAGTCACGTTTTCACCGATTGCCGGTACCTTGATGTCTTCAACCATGCCAGCTCCTTCCGTCAGGCAAACCGCGGACTCGCCTTGCCGGGATCGATCTCGAGTTGCCGGCGGGCCTTTTCAACCACCGCCGGCTTGACCCGTTTTGCACGGGCCAGCGCGCTGAGGCTGGCGAAGGCGATGTGGCGCGCATCGACCTCGAAAAAGTCCCGCAGGGCGCTGCGGTTGTCGCTGCGCCCGTAGCCGTCGGTGCCCAGCAGCACCATCGGCCCGGGCACCCACTTGGCGATGGATCCCGGCAGGGCCTTGAGATAATCCGAGGCCGCTACAAAAACCCCCTTTTCGCCCGCCAGCTGCCTCTCAAGAAAAGAGCGCTTCGGCGTTTCTTCCGGGTGAAGAAAATTCCAGCGCTCGGTTTCGATGGCATCCCAGTAGAGATTCTTGTAGCTGGTGACGCTCCAAACGTCGGCAGCCACCCCGAAGTGGGTTTCGAGAAGCTCCTGGGCCTTTAGGGCTTCGTTGAGAATGGTGCCACTGCCCAAAAGATGCGTCTTCGCCCGCGCGCCTTTGCGAGAGGCTGGACGAAAGCGGTAAATCCCCTTGAGGATGCCCGCTTCCGCCCCCTCGGGCATGGGCGGCATCCGGTAGAACTCATTCATGATGGTCAGATAGTAGATCAGGTTTTCGCCCTCCTCCAGCATCCTGCGCAGCCCTTCACGCACGATGACCGCAATTTCGAAGGCAAACGCCGGGTCGTAGGCCAGCACCGAGGGGCTGGGATAGGCCAGCAGATGGCTGTGGCCGTCCTGGTGCTGGAGCCCCTCCCCCGCGAGCGTGGTGCGCCCGGACGTGGCGCCCAGCAGAAAACCGCGGGCCTGGGCGTCGCCCGCCGCCCAGATCAGGTCGCCGATGCGCTGAAAACCAAACATCGAGTAAAAGGAAAAAAAGGGTACGGTGTTGAGGCCGTGGGTTGCGTAGGCGGTGCCGGCGGCGATAAAGGACGACATGGCGCCCGCTTCGGTGATCCCCTCCTCCAGGATCTGGCCATCCTTGGCCTCCCGGTAGTAGAGGAGGCTTTCTTTGTCCACCGGTTCGTAGACCTGCCCCAGGTGGGAGTAGATGCCCACCTTGCGGAAGAGCGCCTCCATGCCGAAGGTACGGGCCTCGTCCGGTACAATCGGCACGATGTAGGGGCCGATGTCCTTTTCCGCCAGCAGTTTGCCCAGCAGATGCACCATGGCCATCGTGGTGGCGATCTCGCGCTCGCCGCTGCCTTTGAAAAATTCGCTGTAAAGCGACGCTCCCGGCGGCCGAAAAACCGGCACCGACACACTCCGCGCAGGCAGATACCCCCCCAGTTCGCGGCGCCGCTGCTGCAGATATTGCATTTCTTCGCTGTCCGCTGCGGGGCTGTAGAACGGCGCATCGGCAATGGCCGAATCGGGAATGGGGATGCCGAAGCGGCTGCGGAAATGGCGCAGCTCCTGTTCGTTCAGCTTCTTTTGCTGATGGGTGACGTTGCGGCCCTCGCCCGCCTCGCCGAGCCCGTAGCCTTTGATGGTTTTGGCCAGGATCACCGACGGGGCCCCCTTGTGGTTGATCGCGGCCTGGTAGGCGGCGAAAACCTTTTCCGGGTCGTGCCCGCCCCGGCGAAGCCTCTGCAGCTGCTCGTCGGTAAGGTGCCGAACCATCTTCTCCAACTCAGGGTAACGTCCAAAAAAATCGCGCCGGATAAAGTCGCCCGAAGCGGTGGAATACATCTGGTACTGCCCGTCGGGGACCTCCTGCATGCGCTTGGCCAGCAGCCCCTTGTCGTCCCGGGCAAGCAGCGGGTCCCAATCGGCCCCCCAGATGACCTTGATGACATCCCAGCCAGCGCCGCGAAAGGCAGCCTCGAGTTCCTGGATGATCTTGCCGTTGCCGCGCACCGGCCCGTCGAGACGCTGCAGGTTGCAGTTGATCACAAAGATGAGGTTGTCCAGCCGCTCCCGGGAGGCCAGGGTGATCGCCCCTAAAGACTCCGGCTCGTCCAGTTCCCCGTCGCCCAAAAAGGCCCAGACCTTCTGGTCGTCGACCGGTTTGAGCCCGCGGTCTTCCAAATAGCGGTTGAAGCGCGCCTGATAAATGGCCATCAGCGGCGAGAGGCCCATGGAAACGGTGGGAAACTGCCAGAACTCAGGCATCAGGTAGGGGTGGGGATAGGAGGCAAGTCCTCCTCCGGGCTGCAGCTCACGACGGAAATTCTCCAACTGCTTTTCGCTCAGGCGGCCTTCCAGGAAGGCGCGCGCATAGATACCCGGTGCCGCGTGCCCCTGGAAGTACACGATGTCGCCGGGATGCCGCGCGGTTTTGGCGCGAAAGAAATGGTTGAATCCCACCTCGAAGAGCGTGGCGCTGGAGGCGTAGGTCGAGATGTGCCCGCCGATACCGTCCGACTGGCGGTTCGCCCGCACCACCATCGCCATCGCGTTCCAACGGACAATGCTCTTGATGCGCCGCTCGATCTCGCGGCTGCCGGGGAACACCGGCTGACGCGAAACCGGTATGGTATTCAGATAGGGGGTGTTGGCCGTAAAAGGGATCCGCACAGCGCGCTCCCGGGCGCGCACCTGCAACCGTCGCAGCAAGTCCCGAACCCGCTCCGGCCCTTGGCTTTCCAGGACGTAATCCAGCGACTCCAGCCACTCGCGGTTTTCGGCGTCGACTTCATCGGGCTCGGGGCGGTGGTCGCGGGTTTTCATCGTGTCGATCCCCCAATCAGCGCTGCCGGCCAGAGCCCCCCAGCCCGCAGCAATCTGGTGAAGAAATTTGATAAAGCAGTAAAAGGTCGAAAACCGTCAAATTTCGGCCGTGACGCCTGGCCGACCTACCTGGAGGGTGGCACCTGCCGTTCGGCCAGGCAGAAAAGTTATGGTTGCGCCAGACCAAAGGCAAGTCCTGACCCGCACGGCGGGAGGTTTGCAACGTCCATAAAGCGTGGCGCCCGAAGCGGCATCGACGGGGGCCAAGCGCCTCCTGCGGCAACCGGAATTTTGCAGTGACCCTTGGTATTTGAACGATTTAACGGCCAATTGTCAACCGCCAAAAGGGGCGGCACCATTTGCCTTCGGGTCCGGTTCGGGGACGCTTTGGGCAAAACAGATTCGTCAATATTTCAAATAAGATATAAAAAATTCGACGTTGACAATCACCCCCCGCCCCGCTAAATTGTTTTTAGTACTCTTTCTTTTGCCCTCGCCCAGCCCCACCCCGGAGCTGTAAGGCGATACCGGTCGACACCCCCGCTGCCCGAATGGTGTCGACCGGCGCCGCGTCCCCATCGTTCCGGCCGTGGGTGGAATGCCCAGCAGGCAGGCGGACAGGCCGATGAACCACAAGAAACCGGATCAACAAACAGCCGCCGGTTCTCACCCAGCCCCCTGCCCGGTCTGCGGGGCGCAAAACCGCGAGAGCTGCGGCGCCCTCGAGAAGCTGGGAATCCGCAGCCTGGAGGCAGACCACCGTGAGGTTTGCCCGGTCTGCGGCAGCGATTACGCCCTGGTGGTGTGGGCGCGAGGCTTTAGAATGTGTGAACTCTGTTTTGAAAACATCGAACAGGCTTTGAGAATCTTGCGGCACAAACACAAAAAACGCCTGGAGCGGATCCTCTTGGAGCTCGACCGCTGAGAGGCCGCGGGAGATAGCGGCAGCCGCCCACGGCCCGGCGCCCGATCCCCGGAGGCGGCCGCCGCAAATCCATGCCGGCAAGGGAAAACGCGATGGATGAGACATCCGACAAGTTGATCAAATTCCCCGAAAGGGTGAACCGCATTCTGGCCAAGTACAGCCGGCAATACGAGGCCATCAACCGCATCGGGCGTCTGTGGGACTCCGCGTCCGACCCCTTGGCCGACGACGCCCCCCGAGGCGGCGGGAACCGCGGGCGGCGTTTCATGGAACAGGTCCAGTCCAGCAATTTCGACGCAACCTATCTTCAGAAGGTGGTCGAAGAGATCAAACTGATCGAAGAGAGCCTGAAAACCCTGATTGCGGCCCGCACCCGGAAAATCGTCGAGGAGCGGGTGCCGGTGGAAAGAGAGCGGCCGGTGGCCCACGGCCTGGTGCGCAGGCTGCTGGTGAAGCTGGGCTGGCTGCGGCAGAAAATGGAAACCTTCACCGATTACGAAGTCGTCCGCAAGGAGGTCCCGCGTGAACCCAATGAGGTCGCCATCTCCGAGTTCAGAGGCATGATCGACCGCTACATCGCAAGCCTCGTCAGTTTAAACGATGGCCTGCGGGGCACCGTTGGCGAGGTGAGCGCCATCGTCCAGAATTTGACCGACGTCAGCGACACTTATACCGACCAGATCCACCGCGACCGCATCGCCTACTACAAGCAGATCCGCCACAGCCGAAGCCTGGAGGAGCAGCTAAGTGAGATCGCGGCCCTGCACGAGTCCTTGAGCCCGCTGAACGCGCGCTATCCCGAGGTCGAAAAGGCCCGGGATCACCTCGAAATGGCGCTCGGCGACAGCCAGGGGGTGGAGTTCAAACTGAAAACCGGCATCGACATGAGCGTCAATTACCAGTCCGCCTTGAAAAGCTACCGCCGGCTGATCAACGATTTCAAGGAACGGGGCGACATCCACGTCAGCATGGTCGAGAAATTCGCCCAGGGGGCCAGCCACATGAAGATCGCCGTGGACAACGTCTCCCAGATCTGTTCGGGGGTGGCCAAGGTCACCCAGTCGATGATCATGATCGTGGAGAGCATCGAGGGCGGCAACAAGGTCCTCGGGCGTTATGCGGCCCTCATTGGGGACGAGGCCGCCACCTCCCCCCAGTGGGATATGGAATACAGCGAATTGAAGGCGGCGGAGGCGATCTACGAGAAAAACAGCGCGGCGCGCCTGCAGCAGCTTGAACGCAACCGGCGGGAAATCGAAAGCCTGATCAGCCCCAAAGCGCTTCTCAAGGAAGGTTGAAACGGCCGGGCGCCCGCCGCAGCGGCCCCGTCCGCAGCCCACTCACCCCTGCTCCCCGCCCTCTGGGGGGCGTTTGCTCCCGTCCGCTGGGGCCTTTTGGAGGCGCGCGCCAAGCTCGTCGATCCAGGTCTTGTGGAACAGGTAAATGCCCCGGTGGTAGGCCGCACGGCCGATCAAATGGGCCCCGACCGGCGCGGTCAAAAGCAGAAACACGATAACCGCCGCAGCCCTCAGGGTGGTCCCCAGTTCGCCGGCGACCACGGCTTCGGCCGCCAGAATGCACCCCGTTCCCAGGGTCCCGGCCTTGGTGGCGGCGTGCATCCGGATCAGGGTGTCCGGCAGGCGGAGCATGCCCACCGCGGCCACCAGGCAAAAAATACTGCCGACGATCAGCAGGGCCGCGGCGATGATGGCGCTCATCGTTTCTCCTCCGTGCTCCGCCGCCGGCGGGAGCGTAGCAGAAAGCGGGACAGGGCGACTGTCCCCAGAAACGCCACCAGGGCGTAAGCGATGGCGACATCCAGAAACGACGCGTCCTCGGAATGGATGGCATAGGCCGCCAAGAAAGCGACGATCAAAACCGCGATCAAATCCAGCGCCACGACCCGGTCGGCCGCCTGGGGCCCGCGCACCAGGCGGATAAAGGCAAGCGCCGCACTGACGATCAGCAGGACCAGGGCCAGCCGGCTGGCGGCCTGAAGGGCTGTTTGGCCGTCGATGATCATCGGGTGACCTCCAGCACCAGCCGCTCCAGCCCGTTTTTGATCCCCTTGCGAAACCCTTCCGGATCGTCCAGAAACATGACATGCACGAACAGGGTGCGGCGGTCTTCGGCAAGATCGATGCTGAGGGTTCCGGGGGTGAGCGAAATCAGGTTGGCCACCAGCAGGATCTCCAGATCGCTTTGGGCGCTCAAGGGAATACCGACGATCCCCGGCCGGCTGATCTGCCCGGGGGTCACGACGTCCCACAGCACCCGCAGGTTGGACCGCACCAGCTCCACCAGAAAATAGCAGATCAGACGGGCGGTTTTGGGAACCCGTTGGAAATAGCGCGTTTCGCCGTAAAGGGGGCGGGTCAGCCACAGCGCCAGGTAGCCGAGGCCGAAGCCGACCAGCAGCCCGGAGAGGGTAAAGCGCCCCTGCACCCCGATGAAGCCCAGCGCGATAAAACCGTTGATGAAAAAGAGGTTCATCGCACACTCCCCAAAACGCTGTGGACGTAAGCGCTCGGGTCCAACAGCTCCTCGGCCGCCAGCCGGGCCATCTGGAAAAGCTGCTCTGGCGCCAATCCGATCAAGACCGTCAATGCCGCCAGGGCCGCGACGGGGGCCAGCATCCAGGCCGAAACAGGGCTTCGGCCATCGGCGGGCGGGGGAGCGGCCGCGGCCTTGGGCTTCCAAAACGCCTCGTTCCAGATCTTGGTCATGGAATAAACGGTCAACAGACCCACCAGCGCCGCGACCCCGGCCAGAACGAAATGGCCGGCATCCAGGCTGGCCCGGATCAGGATCATTTTGGCCCAGAACCCGGAAAGCGGGGGAAACCCGGCCAGGGAAAAGGCGGGAATGAAAAACAGCAGCGCCCCGAACCCACGGGTGCGGTACAACCCGCCCAACTCTGCCAGCGCGAACGAGCCGCCCCACTGCCGGGTCAGCCCGCTGATCAGAAATAGATTGGCCTTCACCACGATATGGTGCAGCAGATAGAAGACGGCACCGGCCAGGGCCAGGGGGGTCAGCAGCCCCAGGCCGAGGACCATGTAGCCCACCTGGCTGATGATGTGAAACGAGAGAATGCGTCGAACCTCGCTGTGGGCCGCGGCACCCAGCACCCCGGTGACCATGGTCAGCGCCGCGGCCGCCAGCACCAGGTTCTGCAGCCCGCCGCCGTCCAGGGGAAACAGGAGGGTGAAGGTCCGGATCAGGGCGTAAACGCCCACCTTCGTCAGCAGGCCCGAAAAAATGGCGGAAACGGCCACCGGCGGGGTGTGGTAGGAGGCCGGAAGCCAAAAAAACAGCGGAAAGAGCCCGGCTTTGATCCCGAAGGCGGTCAGGAACAAAACCGATACGGTTGCCACCTGGCCGGCATCGACAGCCGCGCGCAGCTTGAGATGCAGGTGGGCCATGTTGAGGGTTCCGGTCATGGCATAGATCAACCCCAGGGCCGCCAGAAAAAGCAGCGTCGAAATCAGGTTGATGACCACGTAGGTGACGCCGCCGGCCAGCTGTGCGCGGGTCCTGCCGAGCACCAGCAGGGCGAAGGAGGCCATCAGCATGACTTCGAACCACACGTAGAGATTGAACAGGTCGCCGGTCAGAAATGCGCCGCTGATGCCGCCCACCAGGATGTGCAGCAGCGGATAATAGCCCCGCTGCAAACAATCCGCGCCGATCTCGGCCCGCGAATAGAGGCACACGGCCCCGTAAACGACCCCGGTGACCAGGACCATCAGCGCGCTGAGGTGGTCGGCCACCAGGGCAATGCCGAAGGGCGCCGGCCAGTTGCCCACGTTGAGAACGGCAATCCCGTGGTGGTGAACCCGCTGGAGCAGCATGGCGCCCAAGGCCAGGTGCGCGGCGGCGCCCAGGAGTGCTGCGGCGCTCTGGAAATGCGGCCGGCGACCGCCCGGCAGCGAGAGGGCGGCGACGGCAAACGGAACGATGATGGGGGCTGCCAGCAATCCGCTCAAGGGTTCACCTTTTCGGGCGCCCCGGCTTCGGCGGGGATGGCTTCGGCATCGCTCATGTCCTCGGTGTTGACGGTCCCCAGCTCTTGGTGGGCCTTGAAAAACAGAATAAAAACGAAAACCAGGAGCGCAAACCCGATGACGATGGCCGTCAGAATCAGCGCCTGGGGCAGGCTGTTGGCGACCACCCCGGCCGGAACCTGCGCACCTTCCGGAATCAGCGGCGGGTGGGGGTTCCCCGGCCGGCCGGCAGCGAAAATCACGAGATTGACGGCGTTGCTGGCCAGCACAAGTCCGAAGATGAAGCGCACCAGATGCCTGCCGAGCATCAAAAACAGGCTGGCGGCCACCATGGCACCGCTCAGCAGGGCGAGGACGGTCTCCACCTCAAATTTCCTCCAGTCCCAGGACCAGAGTCAAAATGGATCCCAGAACCACCAGAAAAACACCCAGGTCGAATACCAGGGGCGTGCCGACGGCCGGTGCGGCGGAGCCCGCCGGCCACCACAAGCCGGTCAAAAAAGGGAGTCCGGCCAACGCCCCCCAAAGGCCCGCGCTGATGGCCAGCAGGAGCCCCGTCGCCACCAGGACCAGCGGGTCGAGCCGCAGGGCGCGCCGCACCGGCTGGGGCCCCTCGGCGATGGCAAACAGCGAAAAACCGGTTGCAGCCACCAGCGCTGCGGAAAAACCGCCGCCCGGAGCGTTGTGACCCCGAAAGAGGAGATAGACGGCAAAAACGAGGATCAGGCCCACCAGAATGCGATTGGCCACCTGGAGGATGAACGAGGGCATGGCCGCGGCTACCTCCTTTCCCGGGAGATCAGGGCGAAGCCGGCCAAGCCAGCGGTTGCGACCACAACGATCTCACCGAGGGTGTCCAGGCCCCTGAAATCCACCAGGATAACGTTGACGATGTTGCGCCCGTGGGCCACCAGATAGCTGTTGTGCTCGAAAAAATCGGTCAACTGGCGGTCCATGACACCGCTGGTTGCCGCCATGCAGAGGACGGCGACCAATGCCCCGGCACCCAGCGCCACCAGAGCATCCACCCAGCGGCCGGGCAATTCGCCACCGGACTTTTTCTGCAGCGGCGGCAACCGCAGCAAAACGATGGCCACGATGATCAGCGTCAGGGTTTCCACCAGCAGCTGGGTTAGCGCCAGATCCGGCGCGCCGAAGACCAGAAAGACCAGCGCCGCACCGGAGCCGACCACCCCCAGGGCGCAGACTGCCAGGATCCGGCTGCGGGCTGCCACCACAACCCCCACCGCGCCCGCCATAAGGGCCACCAGCAGCCACTGCCAAAAGGGCAGGGACGGCAGGGGCGGCGCTACGAGGCCGCCTTCGGCGTTCAGGAACCAGACAGTGGTTGCAGTCAGGGTAAAAACGGTCAGAATCGTCAGCAGATAGCGGTGCAGCGAGCCGTTTTGGATAAACCCCGTCAGCAGCCCAGCGCTTCGCGCCGTGGCGGCCATGGTCAGGGCGTAGAGCCCATCCGCGGTGAAGGGCATCCCGGCCGCCAGGGCCGCGACCCAGCGCCGGACAGGCCGTCTGACCAGGTAAAAAGCCGCCCCCAAAACAAGGGTCAGGATGCTCAGCAGGAGCGGGTCGTTGACGCCGTGAAAAAGCTTCAGCCCGGCGTGTTCGGCAACCGGATGGATCGCCGAGACGGCCGGTGCCACCAGCCATCGCCCGACCCAGTCGGGGATAAGGCCGAATATTAGGCACAACGACCCGATCGCCGTCGGCCCCAGCCACATCCAAACCGGTGCCTCATGGGGCGGGACGGGGGTCGGCAGCGCCTTCCCCAAAAACGGGCGGATCAAAACCGTACCCGCCACAGCGGTCATCAGGGCGTTGCACAGCACCGCCGCGGAAGTGGCGAAAACCGGAAAAACCTCCTCGGCCAAGGCGCCTTCGTACATGATCTCCTTGCCGACGAAGCCCAGAAAGAGGGGAAAGCCGGCCATGGACATGGCCGCCGTGGCGGCGCCGAAAGCGGTGGCGGGCATGGCGCGGATCAGCCCGCCGATGCGCCCGATCTCGCGGGTCCCGGTTCCATGGTCGATGATCCCGACAACCAGAAAAAGCGCCGACTTGTAAAGGGAGTGCACCAGCATGAAGGTCACGGCAGCCGTCAGGGCCGGGGTCGTCTTGCCCCCCAGAAACATCGTCAGGATGCCCAGAGCCATGATAGTCGTGTAGGCCAGCAGGCGCTTGAGATCGGTCTGCCCCATGGCGAGCACGGCCCCCAGAAGCGCCGTCACCCCGCCGACGATGACCAGCGTGCCCATCCAGGCCGTGGTGCCGCCGAGCACCGGGTGCAAGCGTGCCAAGAGATAGATGCCGGCCTTGACCATGGTGGCCGAATGCAGGAAGGCGCTGATCGGGGTCGGCGCGCTCATGGCGTTGGGCAGCCAGAAATGA includes these proteins:
- the lpdA gene encoding dihydrolipoyl dehydrogenase gives rise to the protein MTDDTTQLAVIGGGPGGYAAAFMAADLGLTVTLIDPAKNPGGVCLYHGCIPSKALLHVSRVIAEAGEAEAWGISFGKPKVNIDRLRDWKNEVVSGLTDGLGRLVRQRRITYFQGTAVFLDNRTLAVSGAGGGDDRRLVFEHAVIATGAVPVRLAQLDIGDDRILDSTRALEMAQVPKKLLVVGGGYIGLELGTVFAALGSKVTVAEMTAQLLPGVDRDLVNLLEKRLSDRLEAIFKNTTVQALKAQKNGLKAVLRTGKDGEQVRLFDQVLVAVGRRPDTAGLGLQNTGVVCDERGFILVDRRRRTAEARIFAIGDVVGEPMLAHKAVHEGRVAAEVIAGREALYEPLAVPAVVFTDPEIAWAGTTETQAREQGLEVALARFPWAASGRAATLGRSDGLTKLVVDPLTERVLGVGIAGPGAGELIAEAVLAIEMNASVADIGLSIHPHPTLSETLKESADVYYGTATHFRRTKGLRRS
- a CDS encoding 2-oxo acid dehydrogenase subunit E2, translated to MVEDIKVPAIGENVTSGSVVGVLVAVGDTVSVDDPLIELETDKAVVEIPSPVAGKVTELLVQSGDEVRVGDVIARVETEGGTGEKAPAVEKGAQSTPDADARASGAEVGSEPQELEPAAEASGEGAPAETVDGGSKGRQPAADAETEKGDAAEEADRPPAPTSPAVRRLARELGVDIHAVKGSGPRGRISEADVKAHVKARFTAGDRAAEGPGAPPPLPDFSRWGRIETMTLSTVRRLTAETTVTAWHAVPHVTQFDSADITGLEPFMKQNARAVEAAGGKLTVTAILAKVCAAALKRFPRFNASIDMGSGQLILKHYIHIGVMVDTPRGLLVPVIQDVDAKSITELAVAITDLAERARSRKVKPDELEGGTFSISNQGGIGGTGFTPIVLWPQVAVLGVSRSATAPRWTDDEFRPRTILPLSLSYDHRVVDGADAARFLRWVCDCLKHPFTLHLGGNTENSS
- the aceE gene encoding pyruvate dehydrogenase (acetyl-transferring), homodimeric type, with product MKTRDHRPEPDEVDAENREWLESLDYVLESQGPERVRDLLRRLQVRARERAVRIPFTANTPYLNTIPVSRQPVFPGSREIERRIKSIVRWNAMAMVVRANRQSDGIGGHISTYASSATLFEVGFNHFFRAKTARHPGDIVYFQGHAAPGIYARAFLEGRLSEKQLENFRRELQPGGGLASYPHPYLMPEFWQFPTVSMGLSPLMAIYQARFNRYLEDRGLKPVDDQKVWAFLGDGELDEPESLGAITLASRERLDNLIFVINCNLQRLDGPVRGNGKIIQELEAAFRGAGWDVIKVIWGADWDPLLARDDKGLLAKRMQEVPDGQYQMYSTASGDFIRRDFFGRYPELEKMVRHLTDEQLQRLRRGGHDPEKVFAAYQAAINHKGAPSVILAKTIKGYGLGEAGEGRNVTHQQKKLNEQELRHFRSRFGIPIPDSAIADAPFYSPAADSEEMQYLQQRRRELGGYLPARSVSVPVFRPPGASLYSEFFKGSGEREIATTMAMVHLLGKLLAEKDIGPYIVPIVPDEARTFGMEALFRKVGIYSHLGQVYEPVDKESLLYYREAKDGQILEEGITEAGAMSSFIAAGTAYATHGLNTVPFFSFYSMFGFQRIGDLIWAAGDAQARGFLLGATSGRTTLAGEGLQHQDGHSHLLAYPSPSVLAYDPAFAFEIAVIVREGLRRMLEEGENLIYYLTIMNEFYRMPPMPEGAEAGILKGIYRFRPASRKGARAKTHLLGSGTILNEALKAQELLETHFGVAADVWSVTSYKNLYWDAIETERWNFLHPEETPKRSFLERQLAGEKGVFVAASDYLKALPGSIAKWVPGPMVLLGTDGYGRSDNRSALRDFFEVDARHIAFASLSALARAKRVKPAVVEKARRQLEIDPGKASPRFA
- the mnhG gene encoding monovalent cation/H(+) antiporter subunit G, whose protein sequence is MSAIIAAALLIVGSIFCLVAAVGMLRLPDTLIRMHAATKAGTLGTGCILAAEAVVAGELGTTLRAAAVIVFLLLTAPVGAHLIGRAAYHRGIYLFHKTWIDELGARLQKAPADGSKRPPEGGEQG
- a CDS encoding sodium:proton antiporter, whose translation is MIIDGQTALQAASRLALVLLIVSAALAFIRLVRGPQAADRVVALDLIAVLIVAFLAAYAIHSEDASFLDVAIAYALVAFLGTVALSRFLLRSRRRRSTEEKR
- a CDS encoding Na+/H+ antiporter subunit E, with product MNLFFINGFIALGFIGVQGRFTLSGLLVGFGLGYLALWLTRPLYGETRYFQRVPKTARLICYFLVELVRSNLRVLWDVVTPGQISRPGIVGIPLSAQSDLEILLVANLISLTPGTLSIDLAEDRRTLFVHVMFLDDPEGFRKGIKNGLERLVLEVTR